One stretch of Thermococcus sp. 21S9 DNA includes these proteins:
- the cyaB gene encoding class IV adenylate cyclase, translating to MEVEVKFRVDFEATKRKIESLGALFVREELQEDVYFSLPLPKLLRVRKIENLGKAFLTYKEIRDLGRNEEFDELEVEVSDFEATVEILKRLGFEKDIVVRKRRLVYRLDDVTFELNDVEDLGGFLDIEVISDDVEEAKRKIWEVAKLLGLSEDDVEPRLYQELIREAMRKEKNEKS from the coding sequence ATGGAAGTTGAGGTGAAGTTCAGGGTTGACTTCGAGGCGACGAAGCGGAAAATCGAGTCCCTTGGGGCCCTCTTCGTCAGGGAGGAGCTCCAGGAGGACGTTTATTTCTCCCTACCCCTCCCAAAGCTTCTCCGCGTGAGAAAAATTGAAAACCTCGGGAAGGCCTTTCTCACATACAAGGAAATCAGGGATTTGGGCAGGAACGAGGAGTTCGACGAGCTTGAAGTTGAGGTCTCGGACTTTGAGGCAACCGTTGAGATTCTCAAGCGCCTCGGCTTCGAGAAAGACATCGTCGTGAGGAAGAGGAGACTCGTCTATCGGCTGGACGATGTCACCTTCGAGCTCAACGACGTTGAAGACCTCGGCGGTTTCCTCGACATAGAGGTCATCTCCGATGACGTTGAGGAAGCGAAGAGGAAAATCTGGGAAGTGGCAAAGCTCCTCGGCCTGAGTGAGGACGATGTGGAGCCGAGGCTCTACCAGGAGCTCATAAGGGAAGCCATGAGAAAAGAGAAGAACGAAAAAAGCTGA
- a CDS encoding MBL fold metallo-hydrolase: MVPLRVYVLVEDYSGYESPFLAQHGVSFLIEADGKRILFDAGQSAEPILHNMKLLGTEPTSIDYVFLSHCHYDHTGGLLGILRAIGRRVPVVAHPSIFRRHFITRPYLREIGVPFRREEIEELADLYLTADPLPITENAFSTGEIAEREDFERAELEVYTIENGKVVRDELRDDMSLVAKTPKGLVVVSGCSHAGIVSIVKHAIRLTGEERVKAVIGGFHLIEASEERIRKTVEAFQRLGVEEVYTGHCTGLRAEAEFLKAYGERFHKLHAGMVIEL; the protein is encoded by the coding sequence GTGGTTCCCTTGAGGGTTTATGTCCTGGTCGAGGACTACTCGGGTTATGAAAGCCCGTTTCTTGCACAGCACGGCGTCAGCTTCCTCATCGAGGCCGATGGGAAGAGAATTCTCTTCGATGCCGGCCAGAGCGCAGAGCCAATACTCCACAACATGAAGCTCCTTGGGACAGAGCCGACCTCAATAGACTACGTCTTCCTGAGCCACTGCCACTACGACCACACCGGCGGGCTCTTGGGAATTTTAAGGGCCATCGGAAGGCGCGTTCCGGTTGTAGCGCACCCTTCGATTTTCAGAAGGCACTTCATCACGAGGCCATACCTCCGCGAGATCGGCGTCCCCTTCAGGCGGGAGGAGATTGAAGAGCTCGCTGACCTCTACCTCACCGCCGACCCGCTTCCAATAACGGAGAACGCCTTCTCAACCGGCGAGATAGCAGAGAGGGAGGACTTCGAGAGGGCCGAGCTTGAGGTTTACACCATCGAGAACGGAAAGGTCGTGCGGGACGAGCTGAGGGACGACATGAGCCTCGTTGCCAAAACGCCGAAGGGCCTCGTTGTTGTGAGCGGTTGCAGTCACGCGGGAATCGTGAGCATAGTGAAGCACGCAATACGGCTGACGGGAGAGGAGCGCGTTAAGGCGGTCATAGGAGGCTTTCACCTGATTGAAGCGAGCGAGGAGAGGATAAGGAAGACCGTTGAAGCGTTTCAGAGGCTCGGCGTTGAGGAGGTCTACACGGGACACTGCACCGGTCTGAGGGCGGAGGCAGAGTTCCTGAAGGCCTACGGCGAGCGCTTCCACAAGCTTCACGCCGGAATGGTCATCGAGCTCTGA
- a CDS encoding oleate hydratase, with translation MLNYKRTTPKKVPDIEERKAYMVGGGIASLAAAVFLIRDARMPGKNIYIIEKTPVNGGCLDGSGDPENGYLLRGGRMFEAHYEATWDLLGSIPSLDDPEKTILDEVVEFNKEYVGSSKCRLVGTPGKKVDFSKYGLTLRHLNEMNELLITPEDQLGGITIEQWFSKDFFETNFWYFWATMFAFQPWHSVAEMRRYMLRFMHLVPGMNRIEGVLRTPYNQYDSIILPIQKWLQERGVNFIMGTKVVDVEIEEIDGRKYVTKLHTKGQHEGVIEVSPKDLVFITLGSMVDNSTYGDFEHPPVLNRGEGDSWRLWRNLVKRDPSLGDPDAFASDIDKTKWESFTITFKGDKFLKMLEEFTGNRTGTGGLVTFKDSSWLMSIVAFRQPHFRNQPKDVTVIWGYGLFVDREGDYIKKPMSQCTGKEIFLELLYHLGWLDKKDELLETVINVRTAMMPYITAHFMPRKPGDRPPVVPDNYGNLALMGQYVEVPGECVFTVEYSVKSAMIGVYSLLDLGREAPEAYKPYRRIDYLLKAAETLVDDDKKEMLKRSLNLFLFG, from the coding sequence ATGCTGAACTACAAGAGGACGACCCCGAAGAAGGTTCCGGACATCGAGGAGAGGAAGGCCTACATGGTCGGAGGAGGAATAGCCTCCCTCGCGGCGGCGGTTTTCCTCATAAGGGACGCCAGAATGCCAGGAAAGAACATATACATCATAGAGAAGACCCCCGTAAACGGGGGCTGTCTGGACGGCTCTGGAGACCCTGAGAACGGCTACCTCCTCCGCGGTGGCAGGATGTTCGAGGCGCACTACGAAGCGACCTGGGACCTGCTTGGAAGCATCCCCTCTCTCGACGACCCTGAAAAGACAATCCTCGACGAGGTTGTCGAGTTCAACAAGGAATACGTTGGCTCCTCCAAGTGCAGGCTCGTCGGGACTCCGGGCAAAAAGGTTGACTTCTCCAAGTACGGCCTAACCCTCAGGCACCTCAACGAGATGAACGAGCTCCTCATAACACCTGAGGACCAGCTTGGCGGAATAACAATCGAGCAATGGTTCTCCAAGGACTTCTTCGAAACCAACTTCTGGTACTTCTGGGCGACGATGTTCGCCTTCCAGCCCTGGCACAGCGTTGCCGAGATGAGACGCTACATGCTCCGCTTCATGCACCTCGTTCCGGGAATGAACAGAATCGAGGGCGTCCTCAGAACACCTTACAACCAGTACGATTCAATAATCCTCCCGATTCAGAAGTGGCTCCAGGAGAGGGGAGTCAACTTCATCATGGGCACCAAGGTAGTTGATGTTGAAATCGAAGAAATCGACGGCAGAAAATACGTCACCAAGCTCCATACGAAGGGCCAGCACGAGGGGGTTATAGAGGTCAGCCCGAAGGACCTTGTCTTCATAACCCTCGGCTCGATGGTGGACAACTCCACCTACGGCGACTTCGAGCACCCGCCCGTTCTCAACAGGGGCGAAGGCGACAGCTGGAGGCTCTGGAGGAACCTCGTCAAGAGGGACCCGTCCCTTGGAGACCCAGATGCGTTTGCCTCGGATATTGACAAGACCAAGTGGGAGTCCTTTACGATAACCTTCAAGGGTGACAAATTCCTCAAGATGCTCGAGGAGTTCACCGGCAACAGAACCGGAACCGGCGGACTGGTGACCTTTAAGGACTCCTCCTGGCTCATGTCAATAGTGGCCTTCAGGCAACCCCACTTCAGAAACCAGCCTAAGGATGTAACCGTAATCTGGGGCTACGGCCTCTTCGTGGACAGGGAGGGTGACTACATCAAGAAGCCGATGAGCCAGTGCACTGGGAAGGAGATATTCCTTGAGCTCCTCTATCACCTCGGCTGGCTCGATAAGAAGGACGAGCTCCTCGAGACCGTCATAAACGTCAGGACCGCGATGATGCCCTACATAACCGCCCACTTCATGCCGAGGAAGCCCGGCGACAGACCTCCGGTGGTGCCCGACAACTACGGAAACCTCGCCCTCATGGGGCAGTACGTTGAGGTTCCTGGCGAGTGCGTCTTCACCGTCGAGTACTCCGTCAAGTCGGCGATGATTGGCGTTTACAGCCTCCTAGACCTCGGCAGGGAGGCACCGGAAGCCTACAAGCCCTACAGGAGGATAGACTACCTCCTCAAGGCGGCGGAAACCCTCGTTGACGATGACAAAAAGGAGATGCTGAAGAGGAGCCTGAACCTCTTCCTCTTTGGCTGA
- the trm10 gene encoding tRNA (guanine(9)-/adenine(9)-N1)-methyltransferase — translation MKTLADVLREALREKGIESIGTLSKRFRKSRNKLQDIAVEIVHGKGAIFRVPEKTAVAWDLNGNRVEGSYYAYAPLCMADKFEMVLSPEELRSKLPEWPYFIIDLQLWNKHTQKEKGKVCLQINQSYGLLRDYFTGRELAVTGANEEFREMFHGPLDRITTYEGPTAEFLKERGIDEVVLLDPWADEVLSEKDFDVKAFIIGGIVDTGHDKKLTPKIGEELEGAGIKVRRRKIVLRGDVTGVPDRINRILGIILKMLVEGKSMDEAVYEFQEPLHARWRLRKELPKRATRYMVDGKTYRVVEKELFDEYSKWLKIRPEDFVKVLRELDLVALDRKRIHHLNKISNARLIRGKLYRVILLKKAAMLCYNC, via the coding sequence ATGAAGACCCTCGCGGATGTTCTCAGGGAGGCACTGAGGGAGAAGGGCATAGAGAGCATCGGAACGCTCTCGAAGCGCTTCAGGAAATCCAGGAACAAGCTCCAGGACATCGCGGTTGAGATAGTCCACGGCAAGGGCGCAATCTTCCGCGTTCCCGAGAAGACGGCCGTCGCGTGGGACTTGAACGGAAACCGCGTTGAGGGCTCTTACTATGCCTACGCTCCCCTCTGCATGGCGGACAAGTTCGAGATGGTTCTCTCTCCGGAGGAGCTCCGTTCAAAACTTCCAGAGTGGCCCTACTTCATAATCGACCTCCAGCTGTGGAACAAACACACCCAGAAGGAGAAGGGCAAGGTCTGCCTCCAGATTAACCAGAGCTACGGTCTCTTACGCGACTACTTCACCGGCAGGGAGCTGGCAGTTACAGGGGCCAACGAGGAGTTCAGGGAGATGTTCCACGGTCCCCTTGATAGAATTACCACATATGAGGGTCCGACTGCCGAGTTCCTAAAGGAGAGAGGAATAGACGAGGTCGTCCTCCTCGACCCCTGGGCGGATGAGGTTCTGAGCGAAAAAGACTTCGATGTTAAGGCCTTTATAATCGGCGGAATCGTGGATACTGGCCATGATAAAAAGCTAACCCCCAAAATTGGCGAGGAGCTTGAAGGGGCGGGAATAAAAGTCAGGCGGAGGAAGATAGTCCTCAGGGGTGACGTTACGGGCGTTCCGGACAGGATAAACAGAATCCTCGGCATCATCCTCAAGATGCTCGTTGAAGGAAAGTCTATGGACGAGGCCGTTTACGAGTTCCAGGAACCGCTTCACGCCCGCTGGAGACTCAGAAAGGAGCTTCCAAAGAGAGCAACCCGCTACATGGTTGATGGGAAGACCTACCGCGTCGTCGAGAAGGAACTGTTTGACGAGTACTCGAAGTGGCTCAAAATCCGCCCGGAAGACTTCGTGAAGGTTCTCAGGGAGCTTGACTTGGTCGCGCTCGATAGAAAGAGGATACACCACCTCAACAAGATTTCGAACGCAAGACTGATTAGAGGTAAACTCTACCGCGTGATTCTGCTCAAAAAGGCCGCAATGCTATGCTACAACTGTTGA
- a CDS encoding aspartate racemase, which yields MAERIIGILGGMGPLATAELFRRIVEKTPAKRDQEHPRIIIYNNPKIPDRTAYILGRGEDPRPELIDSAKKLESWGADFIIMPCNTAHFFAEDIQKAIRIPLVNMVEETAERVKEMGLRKVGLLATDGTIKGLVYHRALLKRGIAIATPDRTGQELVMEGIYKGVKAGNVAYGRELLLRVAKKLEKRVDGIIAGCTEVSVALKPDDLSVPLIDPMDVIAEKSVKLALGLEELRAR from the coding sequence ATGGCCGAAAGAATCATCGGAATTCTCGGCGGGATGGGCCCGCTGGCAACTGCCGAGCTCTTCCGGAGGATAGTTGAGAAAACCCCTGCAAAGAGGGACCAGGAGCACCCGCGTATCATCATCTACAACAACCCGAAAATCCCCGACAGAACAGCCTACATCCTTGGCAGGGGCGAGGACCCGAGGCCCGAGCTGATAGACAGCGCGAAGAAGCTTGAGAGTTGGGGCGCTGATTTTATCATAATGCCCTGCAACACGGCTCACTTCTTCGCCGAGGACATCCAGAAGGCCATACGGATTCCGCTCGTCAACATGGTCGAGGAAACCGCGGAACGCGTGAAGGAGATGGGCCTCAGGAAGGTGGGCCTTCTCGCAACTGACGGGACGATAAAAGGCCTCGTCTACCACCGCGCGCTCCTGAAGAGGGGAATAGCCATCGCGACGCCGGACAGAACCGGGCAGGAGCTTGTGATGGAGGGGATATACAAAGGGGTTAAGGCCGGAAACGTTGCCTACGGGCGGGAACTCCTCCTGCGGGTCGCGAAGAAGCTCGAAAAGAGGGTTGATGGAATAATAGCCGGCTGTACCGAGGTCAGCGTCGCTCTCAAGCCGGACGACCTGAGCGTTCCCCTGATTGACCCGATGGACGTCATAGCCGAGAAATCAGTAAAGCTTGCCCTCGGCCTTGAGGAGCTCAGAGCTCGATGA
- a CDS encoding TldD/PmbA family protein — protein MEALERALKWAEENLKAEYIELRYEDLRKTTLGLKDGVFTSFTGKLHRGVAIRVLADGAWGFASTSELENLEKKIEEAYKLARAAAQTKKEKIQLAEIKPVEDFVESKMRVKPREVDIEEKVSHLRELEKLLKEDKAVKSVQIRYEDGGGKKILLTNEGTRIEWDYNYLYQGAYVTGKADGKLAMARDSIGAVDYGWELMTEIEPNEKVKERLLRKMHSQLKGVAPKRGEWPIVAGPIVVGIIAHEALGHLAEADLTINSPFKDLIGKQIAPEYVTMSERYVEGGFGNDKYDDEGVPVKDIHIIENGILKEIMLNREYAHKWGMEPNGHARAESYRYPPIIRMRNTVFEPGDHSFEELIEDIKFGYYVVDFRGGQAQLNSAFQVGIQEGYVIRNGEIAEPIRDTSITGVAIEALKKISAVGKDFGLEVGFCGKGQTAFVSSGGPHMRFDGGILIG, from the coding sequence ATGGAGGCACTTGAAAGGGCCCTTAAGTGGGCTGAAGAAAACCTGAAGGCGGAGTACATCGAGTTACGCTACGAGGACCTCAGGAAGACCACGCTCGGCCTCAAGGACGGCGTCTTCACGAGCTTTACCGGCAAGCTCCACAGGGGCGTTGCCATAAGAGTTCTGGCGGACGGTGCCTGGGGATTCGCCTCGACGAGCGAGCTTGAGAACCTTGAGAAGAAGATTGAAGAGGCATACAAGCTCGCCAGAGCGGCCGCGCAGACGAAGAAGGAGAAAATCCAGCTGGCCGAGATAAAGCCGGTCGAGGACTTCGTGGAGAGCAAGATGCGTGTCAAGCCGAGGGAAGTGGACATCGAGGAGAAAGTCTCCCACCTCCGAGAGCTTGAGAAGCTCCTCAAGGAGGACAAGGCAGTTAAGAGCGTTCAGATTCGCTACGAGGACGGTGGGGGGAAGAAGATACTCCTCACCAACGAGGGAACGAGGATAGAGTGGGACTACAACTACCTCTATCAGGGCGCCTACGTTACCGGAAAGGCCGACGGAAAGCTCGCGATGGCGAGGGACAGCATTGGAGCCGTTGACTACGGCTGGGAGCTCATGACCGAGATAGAGCCGAACGAGAAGGTGAAGGAGAGACTTCTCAGGAAGATGCACAGTCAGCTCAAGGGCGTTGCCCCGAAGCGCGGTGAGTGGCCGATTGTGGCCGGTCCGATAGTCGTCGGAATCATCGCTCATGAGGCTTTGGGCCACCTCGCCGAGGCGGACCTCACGATAAACTCGCCCTTCAAGGACCTCATAGGCAAGCAGATTGCACCGGAGTACGTCACGATGAGCGAGCGCTACGTCGAGGGTGGCTTCGGAAACGACAAGTACGACGACGAGGGCGTTCCGGTTAAGGACATTCACATCATCGAGAACGGAATCCTGAAGGAGATAATGCTCAACCGCGAGTACGCCCACAAGTGGGGCATGGAACCCAACGGCCACGCGAGGGCCGAGAGCTACCGCTACCCGCCGATAATCAGGATGCGCAACACGGTTTTCGAGCCCGGCGACCACTCCTTCGAAGAGCTCATCGAGGACATCAAGTTCGGCTACTACGTGGTTGACTTCCGCGGTGGACAGGCACAGCTCAACAGCGCCTTCCAGGTCGGAATCCAGGAGGGCTACGTCATCAGAAACGGAGAGATAGCGGAACCGATAAGGGACACCTCGATTACCGGCGTTGCGATAGAGGCCCTCAAGAAGATAAGCGCCGTCGGCAAGGACTTCGGCCTCGAGGTCGGCTTCTGCGGAAAGGGACAGACCGCCTTCGTCAGCTCCGGTGGCCCGCACATGAGGTTTGACGGGGGAATTCTCATCGGGTGA
- a CDS encoding class I SAM-dependent methyltransferase family protein, whose protein sequence is MLAVKVPKREAEKVRRKLIELGVLAKGYAVRRESEFVLFPVTEEVSGFELVEAEFERLERRPHSYREVVDVPDSVKPLLPSSFDIIGDIAIIELPDELIPYGRAIGEAILRVHRHIKAVFAKGSKVEGEYRVRELIHLAGENRTETLHRENGIRLKLDVAKVYFSPRLATERMRIFRKTKPGEVVFDMFAGVGPYSILLARKAGLVFACDLNPWAIRYLEENIRLNKASNVVPILGDVRKVAGKLRADRVVMNLPKFADRFLREAMLSVRDGGIIHYYGFSPEEDLYSEHEATIKAVARELGFSVEFLERRKVRPYAPRQFNIVIDFRVLK, encoded by the coding sequence ATGCTCGCCGTCAAAGTTCCCAAGAGAGAGGCCGAAAAAGTGCGGAGGAAGCTCATTGAGCTCGGCGTTCTGGCGAAAGGATACGCCGTCAGGCGGGAGAGTGAGTTCGTTCTGTTTCCCGTGACAGAGGAAGTTAGTGGTTTCGAGCTGGTCGAGGCCGAGTTCGAGAGGCTTGAGAGAAGACCCCACAGCTACCGCGAGGTCGTCGACGTCCCGGATAGTGTTAAACCCCTCCTCCCAAGCTCCTTTGACATAATTGGAGACATTGCGATAATCGAACTCCCCGACGAACTGATACCCTACGGAAGGGCAATCGGCGAGGCAATTCTCAGGGTTCACAGGCACATAAAGGCCGTCTTCGCCAAGGGGAGTAAGGTTGAAGGCGAATACCGCGTTAGGGAGCTAATCCATCTCGCCGGGGAAAATAGAACGGAAACCCTCCACCGCGAGAACGGGATAAGGCTCAAGCTCGACGTCGCCAAGGTCTACTTCTCACCCCGTCTCGCCACGGAGAGAATGAGGATTTTCAGGAAGACAAAGCCGGGCGAAGTCGTCTTCGACATGTTCGCCGGTGTCGGACCCTACTCAATCCTCCTCGCGAGGAAGGCGGGGCTCGTCTTCGCCTGTGACCTGAACCCCTGGGCGATTCGCTACCTTGAGGAGAACATCAGGCTGAACAAAGCCAGCAACGTCGTTCCAATCCTCGGGGACGTTAGGAAAGTTGCCGGAAAGCTCAGAGCCGACCGCGTTGTAATGAACCTGCCCAAGTTCGCGGACCGCTTTTTGAGGGAAGCGATGCTGAGCGTTAGGGATGGAGGGATAATCCACTACTATGGATTCAGTCCGGAGGAGGACCTATACTCGGAGCACGAGGCGACGATTAAAGCGGTTGCACGCGAGCTGGGCTTTTCGGTCGAGTTCCTTGAGCGGAGAAAGGTTCGCCCCTACGCGCCGAGACAGTTCAACATCGTGATTGACTTCAGGGTTCTGAAGTGA
- a CDS encoding cupin domain-containing protein — MKAEIKNLIDRGTYRKLPLFEGELPEGSYAQIVEVKPGQTVKKHYHLHQYELFYIMDGEARLGIGETEYLARPGDIFLVKPKTVHWVINEKDEPFRLFVVKLNYKGDDSVWLEE; from the coding sequence ATGAAGGCCGAAATCAAGAACCTCATAGACAGGGGCACCTACAGGAAGCTTCCGCTCTTTGAAGGAGAGCTCCCCGAAGGCTCGTACGCCCAGATAGTCGAGGTGAAGCCGGGGCAGACGGTTAAGAAGCACTACCACCTCCACCAGTACGAGCTGTTTTACATAATGGATGGTGAGGCGAGGCTTGGCATCGGCGAGACCGAGTACCTCGCGAGGCCGGGCGACATCTTCCTCGTCAAGCCGAAGACCGTTCACTGGGTAATCAACGAGAAGGACGAGCCCTTCAGGCTCTTCGTTGTGAAGCTCAACTACAAAGGCGACGACTCGGTGTGGCTGGAAGAGTAA
- a CDS encoding redox-regulated ATPase YchF, with amino-acid sequence MEIGVVGKPNVGKSTFFSAATLVDVDIANYPFTTIDANVGVSYAIAEHPCKELGCKPNPQNYEYRDGKALIPIKMIDVAGLVPGAHEGRGLGNKFLDDLRMASALIHVIDATGKTDAEGQPTDYHDPVEDIEFLEREIDYWIYGILKKGWEKFAKRIKLQHMKLEQAIADHLSGIGVTEEDVWEAIHKVGLPGDPTKWSDDDLLAFVRELRKINKPIIIAANKADAATDEQIKRLIEEGKNRGYIVVPTSAAAELTLRKAAKAGFIEYIPGSSDFKIVKKMNPKQEKALELIREKVLKRFGSTGVQEVINRAVFELLNLIPVYPVQDENKLTDQFGNVLPHVYLLPKGSTPRDLAYKVHTDLGRTFLYAVNARTKRRVGEDYELGFNGIIKIVATAK; translated from the coding sequence ATGGAGATAGGCGTTGTGGGAAAGCCAAACGTCGGAAAGTCGACGTTCTTCTCGGCGGCGACGCTCGTTGACGTTGATATAGCGAACTACCCGTTCACTACCATCGACGCCAACGTTGGGGTCAGCTACGCGATAGCGGAGCACCCCTGCAAAGAGCTCGGCTGTAAGCCGAACCCCCAGAACTACGAGTACCGCGATGGGAAGGCCCTGATTCCGATAAAGATGATTGACGTCGCCGGTCTCGTGCCAGGAGCTCATGAGGGGCGCGGTCTGGGCAACAAGTTCCTCGACGACCTGAGAATGGCCTCGGCGCTGATTCATGTTATAGATGCCACCGGAAAGACCGACGCCGAGGGCCAGCCGACGGATTACCACGACCCGGTTGAGGACATCGAGTTCCTCGAGAGGGAGATAGACTACTGGATTTACGGAATCCTCAAGAAGGGCTGGGAGAAGTTTGCGAAGAGAATTAAACTCCAGCACATGAAATTAGAGCAGGCCATAGCCGACCACCTCTCCGGAATTGGGGTTACCGAGGAGGACGTCTGGGAAGCGATTCACAAGGTGGGCCTTCCGGGCGACCCTACAAAGTGGAGCGACGATGATTTACTCGCATTCGTCCGCGAGCTGAGAAAAATCAACAAGCCGATAATAATAGCCGCCAACAAGGCAGATGCCGCCACAGACGAGCAAATCAAGAGGCTCATCGAGGAGGGAAAGAATAGGGGTTACATCGTCGTTCCCACTTCAGCGGCAGCAGAGCTGACCCTCAGGAAGGCGGCAAAGGCCGGCTTCATCGAGTACATTCCGGGCTCAAGCGACTTCAAAATCGTCAAGAAAATGAATCCCAAGCAGGAGAAGGCCCTGGAGCTCATCAGGGAGAAGGTCCTTAAGAGGTTCGGCTCGACCGGCGTTCAGGAGGTTATAAACCGGGCGGTTTTCGAGTTGCTGAATCTAATTCCGGTTTACCCGGTTCAGGACGAGAACAAGCTCACCGACCAGTTCGGCAACGTCTTGCCCCACGTCTACCTGCTCCCGAAGGGTTCAACGCCGAGGGATTTGGCGTATAAGGTCCACACCGACCTCGGAAGGACTTTCCTCTACGCGGTAAACGCAAGAACGAAGAGGCGCGTCGGGGAGGACTACGAGCTTGGGTTCAACGGCATAATCAAGATAGTCGCGACGGCCAAGTGA
- a CDS encoding TldD/PmbA family protein, with protein MENLIRYAEKLFDEVEIAVYRSKEVSASVELNEISMTGVRSGAVTVIRGIKDKRLGLAIVDSDEEKRVREAIEQAAKMARLNSRDEKWVSLPEPGQYREKPKPNYELKEASPDVLVEMLVRAIKLARERDEHVVVAGGEGGVSWEERQIVNSHGIDVFQEGGAAFFFVELVGRKGDVVTPGIFDFDAKRDLNLDVEGVVERAVQKVKWAYTVKPSRNEEVPIILGPWAIAGLFSYALLPAFSGERLVKETTPLAGKVGERIASDVITLYDDPFHELSLEPVIADGEGVPTRKNVLIEDGTFKGFVWDNYWAKVYGTESTGNGKRDLRSGGINIGFHNVVIERGKRSLEDMIAEIERGYFVDGFQGAHSSNPDNGNFAVTANPAFLIEDGEVVGSSVFLIAGNVYELLRQASEVSREQTVMPFMNTITTPFIRFENVKIAGK; from the coding sequence ATGGAGAACCTCATACGCTACGCTGAGAAGCTCTTCGATGAGGTTGAGATTGCCGTTTACCGCTCGAAGGAGGTCAGCGCGAGCGTCGAGCTGAACGAGATTTCCATGACCGGCGTTAGGAGCGGTGCCGTAACCGTAATCCGCGGTATAAAGGACAAGCGCCTCGGCCTGGCCATAGTGGACAGCGACGAGGAGAAGCGCGTCAGAGAGGCGATAGAGCAGGCCGCGAAGATGGCGAGGCTCAACAGCAGGGATGAGAAGTGGGTCTCCCTTCCCGAGCCGGGACAATACAGGGAGAAGCCCAAGCCCAACTACGAGCTGAAAGAAGCTTCTCCCGACGTTCTCGTTGAGATGCTCGTCAGGGCCATAAAGCTCGCCCGCGAGAGGGACGAGCACGTGGTCGTCGCCGGCGGGGAAGGCGGCGTCAGCTGGGAGGAGAGACAGATAGTGAACTCCCACGGAATAGACGTCTTCCAGGAGGGCGGCGCGGCGTTCTTCTTCGTCGAGCTGGTCGGCAGGAAGGGCGACGTTGTAACGCCGGGCATCTTCGACTTCGACGCGAAGCGTGACCTAAACCTCGACGTTGAAGGGGTTGTCGAGAGGGCCGTCCAGAAGGTCAAGTGGGCCTACACCGTCAAGCCAAGCAGGAACGAGGAAGTTCCGATAATCCTCGGTCCTTGGGCAATTGCCGGCCTCTTCAGCTACGCGCTCCTCCCGGCCTTCAGCGGTGAGCGCTTGGTCAAGGAAACAACGCCTCTGGCCGGCAAGGTGGGTGAGAGAATTGCGAGCGACGTGATAACGCTCTACGACGACCCCTTCCACGAGCTGTCGCTTGAGCCAGTCATAGCGGACGGCGAGGGCGTTCCGACGAGGAAGAACGTCCTAATCGAGGACGGAACCTTCAAGGGCTTCGTCTGGGACAACTACTGGGCGAAGGTTTACGGAACCGAGAGCACCGGAAACGGAAAGAGGGACTTAAGGAGCGGAGGAATAAACATAGGCTTCCACAACGTCGTCATAGAGAGGGGCAAGCGCTCCCTTGAGGACATGATAGCCGAAATCGAGCGCGGCTACTTCGTTGACGGCTTCCAGGGCGCGCACTCCAGCAACCCGGACAACGGAAACTTCGCCGTAACGGCGAACCCGGCGTTCCTCATCGAGGACGGTGAAGTGGTTGGTTCGAGCGTCTTCCTCATCGCCGGAAACGTCTACGAGCTCCTCAGGCAGGCGAGCGAGGTAAGCAGGGAGCAGACCGTGATGCCCTTCATGAACACCATAACGACGCCGTTCATAAGGTTCGAGAACGTGAAGATAGCGGGGAAGTGA
- a CDS encoding Lrp/AsnC family transcriptional regulator: protein MVQLDDLDRAILRLLKEDARLTISEIAERLNRPESTIHFRIKKLLERGVIERYTIILGDSLRPKAVALIYIQAETPIIEDFLEKYISYIMKTLSILPNVLAVARSGKDSVVALVGEENEDKLNKFIDETIKVLPTLKRVEVIPLQDFVKGKDLVGFLVRV, encoded by the coding sequence ATGGTACAGCTAGATGACCTTGATAGGGCTATACTCAGACTCCTCAAGGAGGACGCTCGTTTAACCATCTCCGAGATAGCGGAGAGGTTAAATCGGCCGGAATCAACGATACACTTTAGAATCAAGAAGCTCCTGGAACGGGGTGTAATCGAGAGGTACACCATCATTCTGGGTGATTCGCTTCGCCCCAAGGCCGTCGCCCTGATTTACATTCAGGCCGAGACGCCAATCATCGAGGACTTCCTTGAGAAGTACATCAGCTACATTATGAAGACCCTCTCTATTCTCCCCAACGTTCTCGCGGTCGCGAGAAGCGGTAAGGACAGCGTCGTTGCCCTCGTCGGTGAGGAGAACGAGGACAAGCTCAACAAGTTCATAGACGAGACAATAAAGGTTCTGCCAACCTTGAAGCGCGTGGAGGTTATCCCCCTCCAGGACTTCGTCAAGGGCAAGGACCTCGTGGGCTTCCTCGTGAGGGTCTGA